A part of Paenibacillus sp. sptzw28 genomic DNA contains:
- a CDS encoding DUF2087 domain-containing protein: MDVSEYFYSASLADLKQGFVYDAATESYYCLVCGDKFEDGEVYPFEKRYFEARKYIRYHVEHAHGSMLEYLLGLDKKAAGLTDLQKQLISAFALGMSDTDIVKLTGAGSASTIRNHRFALKEKAKQAKLFLAIMEMMDGALPSGARFVPIHRIAPQVDERYALTQDEYSALLSKYMPQGPEGPLTGFPRKEKRKLALLRHIAKSFKKGRKYKEREVNEILQRFMTDEYVTLRRYLIDYGFLNRESDGSVYWLNV; this comes from the coding sequence ATGGATGTTTCCGAATACTTTTACAGCGCATCACTGGCTGATTTGAAGCAGGGGTTTGTTTACGATGCTGCGACCGAGAGCTATTACTGTCTCGTATGCGGAGATAAGTTTGAGGATGGAGAAGTTTACCCGTTTGAAAAACGTTATTTCGAAGCCCGCAAATATATCCGTTATCATGTGGAGCATGCTCACGGTTCCATGCTGGAGTATTTGCTGGGGCTAGACAAGAAGGCAGCCGGTCTAACCGACCTGCAGAAGCAGCTCATCAGCGCCTTCGCATTGGGCATGAGCGATACGGATATTGTGAAGCTCACAGGAGCAGGCAGCGCTTCGACGATCCGCAATCATCGTTTCGCGCTGAAGGAGAAAGCGAAGCAGGCCAAACTATTCCTTGCGATAATGGAGATGATGGACGGCGCTCTTCCGAGCGGTGCCAGATTTGTGCCGATTCACCGGATTGCGCCTCAGGTAGATGAGAGATATGCACTTACTCAGGACGAGTACAGCGCTTTGCTGTCCAAATATATGCCTCAGGGACCGGAGGGGCCGCTTACCGGATTTCCCCGCAAGGAAAAGAGAAAACTGGCGCTTCTCAGGCATATTGCGAAGAGCTTCAAGAAAGGCCGCAAATATAAGGAACGTGAGGTCAACGAGATTCTGCAGCGGTTTATGACGGATGAATATGTCACCCTCCGGCGGTATCTGATAGATTACGGTTTCTTAAACCGGGAAAGCGACGGCAGCGTCTATTGGCTTAACGTTTAG
- a CDS encoding MFS transporter, whose translation MSTNTAAAASSGHVLRNRFFQTVLLSNILLQIGIWVRNFAILLYVTDKTGNDPIAVSLISVAEFAPIFVFSFIGGTFADRWRPKRTMIWCDFLSAVSVFVVLLTITFAAWEAVYLATFVSAILSQFSQPSVMKLFKQNIAPEQLQSAMAIFQSLIAVFMVVGPSLGVIVYQNFDILPSIAVMGVAFLLSALVLFRLPDDAPVNRDEQVEKHIVREMKEGLQYVLRNPVLRTLCGVFALAGLAVGIAQTLGLFIVTERLGKPKEFLQFIMMVNGAAMLVGGAASMAISKKVSPQKMLAAGMLCSALCTVAIGYSQSVPLTLVMQFVNGLSFPIIQIAISTMMLSWSDQAYVGRVNGVLSPMFVGAMVIMMAAAGPLMKVMPLVTIYAVSGALMFAGMLMVVPIFKHKAPEAAAQQPSPSGMGAH comes from the coding sequence ATGTCCACAAATACCGCAGCTGCCGCTTCCAGCGGCCATGTGCTGCGCAACCGTTTTTTTCAAACGGTGTTATTATCCAACATACTCCTGCAAATCGGAATTTGGGTACGCAACTTTGCCATTCTCTTATATGTGACCGACAAAACGGGAAATGATCCTATCGCTGTTTCTCTCATATCTGTAGCCGAATTTGCGCCGATCTTCGTTTTCTCGTTTATAGGCGGTACATTCGCCGACCGTTGGCGTCCGAAGCGGACAATGATTTGGTGCGATTTCCTGTCGGCCGTATCCGTCTTCGTTGTGCTGCTGACCATTACCTTTGCGGCGTGGGAGGCCGTATATTTGGCAACCTTCGTATCGGCGATATTATCCCAGTTCTCCCAGCCTTCTGTTATGAAGCTCTTCAAGCAGAATATTGCGCCTGAGCAGCTGCAGAGTGCGATGGCGATTTTCCAGTCACTTATTGCAGTCTTTATGGTTGTCGGGCCGTCGCTCGGCGTTATTGTTTACCAGAATTTCGATATCTTACCTTCGATCGCTGTCATGGGCGTAGCTTTTCTGTTATCTGCGCTTGTTCTCTTCCGGCTGCCTGACGATGCTCCGGTGAATCGGGATGAACAGGTCGAGAAGCACATCGTCCGTGAAATGAAAGAGGGTTTGCAGTACGTCCTGCGCAATCCGGTGCTGCGCACGCTTTGCGGCGTTTTTGCACTGGCAGGCTTGGCCGTCGGCATCGCCCAAACGCTCGGATTGTTCATTGTTACGGAGCGGCTTGGCAAGCCGAAGGAGTTTCTCCAATTCATCATGATGGTGAACGGCGCTGCAATGCTTGTAGGCGGCGCGGCATCAATGGCAATCTCGAAGAAGGTTTCTCCGCAAAAAATGCTGGCCGCCGGAATGCTTTGCAGCGCGTTATGCACAGTCGCAATCGGTTATTCGCAAAGCGTTCCATTAACGCTGGTTATGCAATTTGTGAATGGTTTATCCTTTCCGATCATCCAGATCGCCATCAGCACGATGATGCTCAGCTGGTCGGATCAAGCCTATGTAGGACGGGTGAACGGAGTGCTCAGTCCGATGTTTGTCGGCGCGATGGTGATCATGATGGCAGCAGCCGGTCCTCTGATGAAAGTGATGCCGCTTGTAACGATCTACGCCGTATCCGGTGCATTGATGTTTGCCGGCATGTTGATGGTGGTTCCGATCTTCAAGCACAAGGCGCCCGAGGCCGCGGCGCAGCAGCCGTCGCCTTCGGGAATGGGCGCCCATTAA
- a CDS encoding ABC transporter substrate-binding protein, translated as MNDPVNEWERRLAGRPPIKNGFTSDLERKVRERIRMKQTNRTATFRAVAALLSVVILLGCGWWFRVDLKELLQPKKKEDNLAAIFNDPLADKEATLNVQLLTIGDFNQIKKPFIIRHPSVTINTFMISPETAYTPDKFLEAIDKGKPDLLMLPLGMYMRLAAEGKLKPLDPLIKKNNFDLGELHQPLVDLLRSAGGGELYGLTNQFNSTVLYVNEDLFEKHKIPIPEEGATLDEILKTAARFEGTGVYGLTSYRRDNPSQLAALIGQSTGMQAVSLTREGVKATVQTDGWKRVWQEVADGNKKGWIGQSPPLDWSKGSILMTDIFKSDLFASGKAAMIIEDNNYYGSLLDYEKTTKKQMNWMTLPYRIDPAATNQADYLNTMFVYAINAQTSDTEAAWELLRFIAGPETASRFDQGQMNSKMILSRAGAMKSEPSEKWGAFYKMEVDPQQVIANIKKQEDKRYQEAYQQFMQLSGEHMKAVIKGSETVDQALEKIQAGLDASLLKINNEEKKQ; from the coding sequence ATGAATGATCCGGTAAACGAATGGGAGCGCCGGCTGGCCGGAAGACCCCCGATCAAGAACGGGTTCACCTCAGACCTTGAACGCAAAGTGAGGGAACGTATTCGAATGAAACAAACAAATAGAACAGCGACGTTCCGGGCTGTCGCAGCGCTATTGAGCGTTGTGATTTTGCTCGGCTGCGGCTGGTGGTTCCGGGTTGATTTGAAGGAATTGCTTCAGCCCAAGAAGAAGGAAGACAATCTCGCTGCTATTTTTAATGACCCGTTGGCGGATAAGGAAGCAACACTAAACGTCCAACTATTGACTATTGGTGATTTTAATCAAATTAAGAAACCGTTTATCATTCGGCATCCGTCTGTCACGATTAATACATTCATGATCTCACCAGAAACAGCTTACACACCGGATAAGTTTCTTGAGGCGATCGATAAGGGGAAACCCGATCTTCTTATGCTTCCTTTGGGGATGTATATGAGGTTAGCAGCAGAAGGAAAGCTAAAGCCGCTCGACCCGCTAATCAAGAAAAATAATTTTGACTTGGGGGAGCTTCACCAACCCCTTGTTGATCTGCTTCGTTCAGCAGGCGGAGGAGAGTTATATGGTCTGACTAATCAGTTTAATTCCACCGTTCTTTACGTTAATGAGGATTTGTTTGAGAAACATAAGATACCCATACCCGAAGAAGGTGCAACTCTTGATGAAATATTAAAGACGGCCGCCCGCTTCGAAGGAACAGGCGTGTATGGGCTTACCTCTTATAGGAGGGATAATCCGTCCCAACTAGCGGCTTTAATCGGCCAATCGACTGGTATGCAAGCTGTGTCCTTGACGAGGGAAGGCGTTAAAGCTACGGTTCAAACCGACGGCTGGAAGCGGGTGTGGCAGGAAGTTGCGGACGGCAATAAAAAGGGATGGATTGGGCAATCACCACCGCTTGATTGGAGCAAGGGCAGTATTTTAATGACCGACATATTTAAATCCGATCTGTTCGCTTCAGGTAAAGCAGCCATGATTATTGAAGACAATAACTATTACGGCAGTCTTCTTGACTATGAAAAAACGACAAAAAAACAAATGAATTGGATGACATTACCTTACCGCATCGATCCGGCGGCTACGAACCAAGCGGATTATTTGAATACCATGTTTGTTTATGCCATTAATGCTCAAACATCCGACACCGAGGCGGCTTGGGAATTGCTGCGGTTTATTGCAGGTCCGGAGACAGCGTCTCGATTTGACCAAGGGCAGATGAATTCGAAAATGATATTATCCCGAGCCGGTGCGATGAAATCGGAGCCTTCAGAGAAGTGGGGAGCATTTTATAAAATGGAGGTTGACCCTCAGCAGGTCATAGCAAATATAAAAAAACAGGAAGATAAACGTTACCAGGAAGCCTATCAGCAGTTCATGCAGCTTAGCGGTGAGCATATGAAGGCGGTTATCAAAGGCTCGGAGACGGTCGATCAAGCACTGGAGAAGATACAGGCTGGACTTGATGCATCACTCCTTAAGATAAATAATGAGGAGAAGAAACAATGA
- a CDS encoding 5'-nucleotidase C-terminal domain-containing protein: protein MKSRFAKVGLAFLAYALLFTTVFGSLLTPVYAEDGRITVGAAIANNSGTATVEGYVVAHTTGTNAYDFEAPFGNDYNLALADAPGERDTAHMLPVQIPASFRAEYGLQTNPQLIGSKIRVTGTLSAYYTVPGIKSPTAFETAAPSDPNPNEPELLTIAEAKARIGQTVIVEGVVTADNAAIGGGKLSTYIQDATGGINVFQVDPFDLHEGDLVRLTGKIAEYKGLTEIMPAAVSGIEVLESGKPLPAPEAASIGTLSEALEGRLVKLKGFIQQVPGSPAGGGYNISLIDSDFKGTTLRVMEGSIPVSDIQPGKWYEITAIVSQYDSYQLIPRKASDLVMLDPQPPAPSAAGEYDSVVESVVDGDTIHLQTPVLGVTKVRFLNVDTPETYHTVHNELDQNQLDHGNAAKAHLNTLLRPGDQVTLKVGQEATDDYGRLLAQVIRKSDGMNVNLQMVRDGFAVTYFIWPISDDFELFSQAVKEAKSAGLGIWSASNPLLELPFVFRAREQGKGLLRYVGNYATKRYVAPEDWGKVPVESRIFFASEQEAQANGYAPEQPGSKEPIHVQLLGVNDFHGKIDVTGTVSGKPGVNYGRADYLAAYLRQREAGNPNTLIIHAGDMVGASSPVSALLQDEPTVDIMESIGFDVGVPGNHEFDEGTAEMLRLVHGGQHPNGTPGYDGMNFPVVLANVEFKSNGQLVLPPYALKEVGGVKIGFIGVVTTETPSIVMPEGIADIRFTDEAEAVNKYVPELQAQGVEAIVVLAHVPGEQDGISAKGDIADLAMKVSDAVDVIYAGHNHVKVNAVVDNKLIVQSWEYGKAFSDVDLDIDPVTRDIIGKSAEIVDVIQSEITPDPAVAAIIQHYKDVVAPKVNEVIGTNDLALSNSYPTKDIFGDNGLGNLIADGMRAGMNSDFALMNGGGVRDDLDVGPITWGEMFNIQPFGNTLVRIEVTGAQFVDILNAMISPQYGPDSFIAGARYTWNTSTNKVERLTLDNGEPINPAAVYTLTVNNFMYSQTTSKYKLLGQYGRNVTQGPEDITASVDYIKSLTSPVHYAAAEGRISSDVAAPVINAPEEWSIYTYDKLQLNIEAADAGSGLGQLTVMLDGKPVNPATEIAPLTLEPGDYTVEVKAFDKVGNEATKSIPLHVIMDLHHLDELVLAGINAGKISHAGTINVLMNQARIAQKIALHNAKVIQMQLMQNFVKAQSGKKIEAAFAELLIRNISYAITQMK, encoded by the coding sequence TTGAAATCTCGTTTTGCAAAAGTCGGATTGGCTTTTCTCGCTTATGCACTCTTGTTCACAACCGTATTTGGTTCTCTCTTGACACCGGTATATGCGGAAGACGGTAGAATCACGGTCGGTGCGGCGATCGCAAATAACAGCGGTACCGCAACGGTTGAGGGGTATGTAGTGGCGCATACGACAGGAACGAATGCGTACGATTTCGAAGCCCCATTCGGTAACGATTATAACCTCGCGCTGGCGGATGCTCCCGGTGAGCGGGATACAGCGCACATGCTGCCGGTTCAAATTCCCGCGTCGTTCAGGGCCGAGTATGGGCTGCAAACGAACCCTCAGCTTATCGGCAGCAAGATCCGGGTAACCGGCACGCTATCCGCGTATTACACGGTTCCGGGCATCAAGAGTCCGACAGCGTTCGAGACGGCAGCGCCATCGGATCCGAACCCGAATGAACCTGAGCTGTTGACGATTGCCGAGGCTAAAGCGCGAATCGGTCAAACCGTCATAGTGGAAGGCGTCGTTACGGCCGACAACGCCGCAATCGGCGGAGGTAAGCTGTCGACCTATATTCAGGATGCGACAGGCGGAATCAATGTGTTCCAGGTTGACCCGTTCGATCTGCATGAAGGCGACCTCGTTCGCCTTACGGGTAAGATTGCCGAATATAAAGGCTTGACGGAAATTATGCCTGCGGCAGTCAGCGGCATAGAGGTGCTTGAGTCTGGCAAGCCGCTCCCTGCTCCGGAGGCAGCTTCCATTGGAACGCTCAGCGAAGCGCTTGAAGGGCGTTTGGTTAAGCTGAAGGGCTTCATTCAGCAGGTTCCAGGGAGCCCGGCAGGCGGCGGCTACAATATCTCTCTGATCGACAGCGATTTTAAAGGTACGACGCTGCGCGTCATGGAAGGATCAATTCCGGTCTCGGATATACAGCCCGGCAAATGGTACGAAATTACCGCGATCGTCAGCCAATACGACAGCTACCAGCTTATTCCGCGCAAAGCGTCGGATCTCGTTATGCTTGATCCTCAGCCTCCGGCTCCATCCGCTGCCGGAGAGTACGATTCGGTCGTGGAGAGCGTCGTTGACGGAGACACGATTCATTTGCAAACTCCGGTGCTCGGGGTAACGAAGGTCCGTTTTCTCAATGTGGACACACCGGAGACGTATCATACCGTGCATAACGAGCTGGATCAGAACCAGCTGGATCACGGAAATGCGGCTAAGGCGCACCTCAATACGCTGCTTCGCCCAGGCGACCAGGTAACGCTGAAAGTAGGGCAAGAGGCGACCGACGATTATGGCCGCTTGCTGGCGCAGGTCATCCGCAAATCGGACGGGATGAATGTGAATCTGCAAATGGTTCGCGACGGGTTCGCCGTCACCTACTTCATATGGCCAATCAGTGACGATTTCGAGCTGTTCTCGCAAGCCGTTAAGGAAGCTAAGTCCGCAGGGCTTGGCATATGGAGTGCCTCGAACCCGCTGCTTGAGCTGCCATTTGTATTCCGCGCGAGGGAGCAGGGGAAGGGTTTGCTCCGTTATGTCGGCAATTACGCGACCAAACGTTATGTCGCACCGGAAGACTGGGGGAAAGTTCCAGTGGAGTCGCGCATCTTCTTTGCCTCCGAGCAGGAAGCCCAGGCTAACGGCTATGCCCCCGAACAACCGGGCTCTAAGGAACCGATTCATGTTCAGCTTCTTGGCGTGAACGACTTTCACGGCAAGATTGACGTGACAGGCACAGTCTCCGGCAAGCCGGGCGTCAATTACGGCCGCGCCGATTACCTCGCCGCTTATTTGCGGCAGCGGGAAGCGGGCAACCCGAACACATTGATCATCCACGCAGGCGACATGGTCGGCGCAAGCTCACCTGTATCGGCACTGCTGCAGGATGAACCGACGGTTGATATCATGGAATCGATCGGCTTCGATGTTGGCGTTCCCGGCAATCATGAATTCGACGAAGGTACGGCGGAGATGCTTCGTCTCGTCCATGGAGGACAGCATCCTAACGGAACGCCGGGCTACGATGGAATGAATTTCCCGGTGGTGCTGGCCAATGTGGAATTCAAGTCGAACGGACAGCTTGTTCTTCCGCCTTATGCGTTGAAGGAAGTAGGCGGCGTCAAAATCGGTTTTATCGGAGTCGTAACTACGGAAACGCCGTCCATCGTTATGCCTGAGGGCATCGCCGATATCCGGTTCACGGACGAGGCGGAGGCGGTGAATAAATATGTGCCCGAGCTGCAGGCGCAGGGTGTCGAAGCGATTGTCGTGCTTGCCCATGTACCGGGTGAACAGGACGGAATATCCGCCAAAGGCGATATTGCCGATCTTGCGATGAAGGTGAGCGACGCGGTTGACGTTATTTATGCAGGTCACAACCACGTAAAGGTCAATGCTGTTGTGGACAACAAGCTGATCGTTCAGTCCTGGGAATACGGCAAGGCCTTCTCCGATGTCGATTTGGACATTGATCCGGTCACGCGCGATATCATCGGCAAATCAGCCGAGATCGTGGACGTCATCCAATCCGAGATTACGCCGGACCCGGCCGTAGCGGCCATTATTCAGCATTATAAAGACGTTGTCGCTCCGAAAGTGAATGAAGTGATCGGAACAAACGACCTTGCGCTCAGCAATAGTTATCCGACCAAAGACATATTTGGCGACAATGGTCTCGGCAATCTGATCGCAGACGGCATGAGAGCTGGGATGAACAGCGATTTTGCCTTGATGAACGGCGGCGGTGTCCGGGATGACCTGGATGTAGGACCAATTACTTGGGGCGAGATGTTCAATATTCAGCCGTTTGGCAACACCCTTGTTAGAATTGAGGTCACCGGCGCACAGTTCGTCGATATCTTGAACGCGATGATCAGCCCGCAATATGGCCCGGATTCTTTTATTGCAGGAGCGAGGTACACTTGGAATACGTCGACAAACAAAGTCGAACGGCTGACGCTGGATAACGGTGAGCCGATCAATCCTGCCGCAGTCTATACGCTGACGGTGAATAACTTCATGTACAGCCAGACGACGTCTAAATATAAACTCCTCGGGCAGTATGGCCGGAACGTAACGCAAGGTCCTGAGGATATTACAGCTTCCGTTGACTACATCAAGAGCCTTACGAGTCCGGTTCATTATGCGGCAGCGGAAGGCCGAATCAGCAGCGACGTTGCAGCTCCTGTCATCAACGCTCCGGAAGAGTGGAGCATCTACACCTACGATAAGCTGCAGCTGAATATTGAGGCTGCCGATGCGGGAAGCGGACTGGGGCAGCTCACAGTTATGCTTGACGGAAAGCCTGTCAATCCGGCGACTGAGATCGCACCGCTCACGCTTGAGCCCGGCGATTACACGGTAGAGGTCAAGGCGTTCGATAAAGTAGGGAACGAGGCGACCAAGTCCATACCGCTTCACGTGATAATGGACCTCCACCATCTGGATGAGCTCGTCCTTGCCGGAATTAATGCCGGCAAAATTAGCCACGCAGGCACGATTAATGTTCTAATGAACCAGGCCCGGATTGCGCAAAAAATTGCTCTGCACAATGCCAAAGTCATCCAAATGCAGCTGATGCAAAATTTCGTGAAAGCCCAGTCCGGCAAAAAAATCGAAGCCGCCTTCGCTGAGCTGCTCATTCGAAATATCTCTTATGCCATCACACAGATGAAATGA
- a CDS encoding RNA polymerase sigma factor, with amino-acid sequence MQFDYLKHVTDGLDRHAVLDELMHAYGKDVWNFAFFMTHRRELADDITQDVFVKVFEHLYDFRGQSSVKTWLLAITRNTARDVLRSAWIRRVTLMPVSRQETQSHPSAERETIDKLMTEQVWAVVLKLPRKLREVLLLSSHHGLAMKEIADMLGVSIGTVKSRLHRARAAVNRNLSEDARITGEEKWT; translated from the coding sequence TTGCAGTTCGATTACTTGAAACATGTAACAGACGGCTTGGACCGTCATGCCGTGCTGGATGAGCTCATGCACGCTTACGGCAAAGACGTTTGGAATTTCGCCTTCTTCATGACTCATCGGAGAGAGCTGGCCGACGATATTACCCAGGATGTATTCGTCAAGGTGTTCGAACACTTATACGATTTCCGGGGGCAATCGTCTGTCAAAACATGGCTGCTGGCCATCACCCGCAACACGGCGCGCGACGTGCTGCGGTCTGCCTGGATCCGCCGTGTTACGCTGATGCCTGTAAGCCGACAAGAAACGCAGTCTCACCCTTCTGCGGAGCGCGAGACGATCGATAAGCTCATGACCGAGCAGGTGTGGGCGGTCGTCTTGAAGCTGCCGCGGAAGCTGCGGGAGGTTCTGCTGCTGAGCAGTCATCACGGCCTTGCGATGAAAGAGATAGCGGACATGCTTGGGGTATCGATCGGTACGGTAAAATCGCGGCTTCACCGTGCAAGAGCAGCGGTAAATCGCAATCTGTCCGAGGATGCGCGGATAACCGGGGAGGAAAAGTGGACATGA
- a CDS encoding lactonase family protein — protein sequence MTDKQQRLFIFAGSYAEPEENGVHVYAFDENTGELTLTDQFAGLKNPTFLNVDDRNLKLYAISEGANSEGKKIGQAAAFAIDPAAGTLRFLSRADTVAAPTCHIQRDSDSRFLIVASYHGGMAGLVTLMDDGRIGKLLDTEQYEGHGANPERQDRPHPHSSFFSPDGKYLFIQDLGLDRINTYTIDAAAGKLSPHGSISTHPGAGPRHLVFRPDGLFSYVINEIDSTVTAFAYDADSGQLTSLETVSTLPEGFDGENTCAEITVSRDGKFLYGSNRGHDSIVIYSIDPASGKLTLVDHVSVQGAHPRHFALTPAGNYLIAANRDTNNIVTFRVHKNTGMLEYTGKSITVSKPVCVQPLYL from the coding sequence GTGACTGATAAACAACAGCGTTTGTTCATATTTGCGGGCTCGTACGCGGAGCCGGAGGAAAATGGGGTGCATGTTTACGCCTTCGATGAGAACACGGGAGAATTAACACTTACGGATCAATTTGCCGGCCTTAAAAACCCGACCTTTCTTAATGTGGATGACCGCAATCTTAAGCTGTATGCGATATCGGAAGGCGCCAACTCAGAGGGCAAGAAAATCGGACAAGCCGCCGCTTTCGCTATCGATCCTGCCGCAGGGACTCTTCGTTTTCTGAGCAGAGCCGACACCGTGGCTGCGCCGACCTGCCATATACAACGGGATTCGGACAGCCGCTTCCTGATCGTTGCAAGCTATCATGGCGGTATGGCCGGCCTGGTCACCCTGATGGATGATGGCCGGATCGGCAAGCTTCTGGACACCGAGCAGTACGAAGGACATGGCGCCAACCCCGAGCGTCAGGACCGTCCGCATCCGCACTCGTCATTCTTCAGTCCGGACGGCAAATACCTATTCATCCAGGATTTGGGACTGGACCGGATTAATACCTATACGATCGATGCGGCCGCCGGAAAGCTCAGTCCTCACGGAAGTATAAGCACTCATCCGGGAGCGGGACCGAGGCATCTGGTTTTTCGCCCGGACGGCTTATTCTCTTACGTCATCAACGAAATTGACTCGACCGTGACGGCTTTCGCCTACGATGCCGATTCAGGGCAATTGACCAGCCTCGAGACGGTCTCCACGCTCCCTGAGGGCTTCGATGGAGAAAATACGTGTGCGGAGATAACGGTTTCCAGGGACGGCAAATTTCTATACGGTTCCAATCGCGGGCACGACAGCATCGTTATCTATTCAATTGATCCCGCATCCGGCAAGCTTACGCTTGTTGACCACGTTTCTGTTCAGGGCGCGCATCCGAGGCATTTCGCTCTCACGCCGGCCGGTAATTACCTTATTGCCGCTAACCGGGACACGAACAATATCGTGACGTTTCGGGTCCATAAAAATACAGGAATGTTAGAATATACAGGCAAGAGCATAACGGTGTCCAAGCCGGTATGCGTACAACCGTTGTATTTATAG
- a CDS encoding AgrD family cyclic lactone autoinducer peptide, translating to MKIKQLFVMVVSGALFLVAFSSVCVASPWWSHRPTAPEGLLKKR from the coding sequence ATGAAGATAAAACAACTGTTCGTCATGGTTGTATCGGGAGCCTTGTTTCTGGTTGCTTTCAGCTCGGTCTGTGTTGCTTCCCCATGGTGGTCTCATCGGCCTACAGCTCCCGAAGGTTTATTAAAGAAGCGATAA
- a CDS encoding GIY-YIG nuclease family protein, which translates to MDRRKELQNEYAMQKREMGVFAITNRLSGKRYIAYSSTLDSAEKRERFMLNLGSHRNSALQADWKRDGEAQFEFEILETLKLGDEVRKDYKDIGLQNEGGLRSSVILSYRDNLKKMEIKWLEKLRPYEPAGYNKPPKL; encoded by the coding sequence ATGGACAGAAGAAAAGAATTGCAAAATGAATACGCGATGCAGAAGCGCGAAATGGGTGTGTTTGCAATCACGAACCGGCTCAGCGGCAAACGCTATATCGCTTACTCGTCAACGCTCGATTCCGCGGAGAAACGTGAGCGGTTCATGCTGAACTTAGGCTCGCACCGCAACTCCGCGCTGCAAGCGGACTGGAAACGCGACGGCGAAGCACAGTTTGAATTTGAAATTCTTGAGACATTGAAGCTGGGCGATGAAGTCCGCAAGGATTACAAAGATATCGGGCTTCAGAATGAGGGCGGACTGCGCAGTAGTGTGATATTATCTTATAGGGATAATCTTAAAAAAATGGAAATAAAATGGTTGGAGAAGCTTCGGCCATACGAGCCTGCAGGCTACAACAAGCCTCCGAAGCTGTAA
- a CDS encoding accessory gene regulator ArgB-like protein, with product MMIESFAERAAISLKEINPEKTTSVEIMKYGIIMSFNGFSVAGLSLLGGWLGGHFTETLYTLVAFGIFRFFSGGFHFESALKCIIFSTTLMIALPYIPVYGNWTLILTAASLVLTAILAPSGIENQTRIPEKYFPLLKVISILIVISNFFLVSSLLAKILFTQSILLVKLKGVKK from the coding sequence ATGATGATTGAATCGTTCGCTGAAAGGGCTGCAATATCGTTAAAAGAGATCAACCCCGAGAAAACAACAAGCGTTGAAATAATGAAGTATGGAATCATTATGTCATTCAATGGTTTCTCGGTAGCGGGTCTCTCACTCCTTGGCGGCTGGCTGGGGGGGCATTTCACAGAAACTTTATACACACTTGTAGCATTCGGCATATTCAGATTTTTCTCCGGAGGATTTCACTTTGAATCCGCCTTGAAATGCATCATCTTCTCAACTACCCTAATGATAGCGCTTCCGTATATACCTGTTTACGGAAATTGGACTTTAATACTGACTGCAGCAAGTCTGGTATTGACTGCCATCTTGGCGCCATCGGGGATTGAGAACCAGACCAGAATTCCCGAGAAATATTTTCCGTTGTTAAAAGTGATATCGATTCTGATCGTTATCTCTAATTTTTTCCTTGTTTCCTCCTTATTGGCAAAAATTCTCTTTACACAATCTATCTTACTTGTTAAATTAAAGGGGGTGAAAAAATGA
- a CDS encoding LytTR family transcriptional regulator DNA-binding domain-containing protein, with the protein MEHKHIPVLRSDKSIYWLNIEDICYSSMDGKRIAFHTKTETFYQINNFDELLRLLTPDAGFEKLDRSVVVKMDNVTYFDSDYGVVYFDKTVEKRSKFATVATGYIQKVKKLIGLTKNASNNL; encoded by the coding sequence ATGGAGCATAAGCACATCCCTGTCTTAAGAAGCGATAAAAGCATATATTGGTTGAATATCGAAGATATATGCTATTCTTCTATGGATGGGAAGCGAATTGCATTTCATACAAAGACTGAAACCTTCTATCAAATTAACAACTTTGATGAATTGCTCAGGCTTTTGACTCCGGACGCAGGCTTCGAGAAGCTTGATCGTTCAGTCGTCGTTAAAATGGACAATGTCACGTATTTCGATTCCGATTACGGCGTTGTATATTTTGACAAGACGGTTGAAAAACGGTCGAAATTTGCAACGGTTGCCACGGGTTACATTCAAAAAGTAAAAAAGTTGATTGGACTTACAAAGAACGCCAGCAATAATTTATAG